The region GCCGAGGTTTCCGCCTGCACCAACTACGCCCGAAATGACGCCCACAGCTTTGGGGTTCACGAACGGCACAATGGCATACGTACCGCCATTCGACATTTTCAGGAACAACGCGAAGGTGATCATGGACATGATAGCCATTGGCAGGCTACCGGCCTGCGCGAAAAGCATAATGCCCGCTCCTTCCAGCACCAGCATACCCGCCAGCAGAATACCTTTGCCCCGCATACCATATTTATTCCCGACTTTATCGGCCACGATACCGCCGAGCGCACGGGCAAAAATGTTCATGCCACCGAAAAGCATGGCCCAGAAACCGGCTTCCGTTTCGGCCAGCTTGAAGTTATCGAAGAAATAAAGCGCGGCCACGCCATCGAACGTAATCTCCATCCCGAAGCAGCAGGCATAAGCCAGTGCCAGCGCCCATACGCGGATATCGGCGCAGGCCGCCCAGAAACTTACTTTCTCGCCCTTGGTAATCGACCTCTCTATATCACCATAATTGCCAGCGGGTGTATCCTGGGTAAAGCGGTAGTAAATGAAGGCCATCACAAGCATTAGCACACCCGGTACGATCATGGCCAGCCGCCACGCTTCGGGCTTGGTGTAGCCGAAACCAACGATGGTCGCCATGATGAGCGGCATCGCCAGTTGAGTAATACCGCCACCGAGGTTGCCCCAGCCACCGGCTACAGCGTTGGCCGTACCTTTGATCTTCGGGGCAAACATCATGGATGTATGAAACTGCGTGATCACGAACGACGCGCCAATGACGCCAATCGCCAGTCGGAATAGCAGAAAGGTGGTGTAATCATGTGCCAGACCAACGAACATAACGGGCAGCGAGCCCAACAACAGCAACGCCGTGTAGGTCTTACGTGGTCCCCAGGTGTCGCACAGGCGGCCAATGACCAGACGGGCCAGAATGGTAGCTGACACGGCGGCAATGATTGTATTGCCGACCTGCGGTTTGGTCAGCCCCAGATCGGCCCGGATGGCGGGCATCAGCGGAGCCAGCCCAAACCAGCCGAAGAAACACACAAAGAAAGTGAGCCAGGTAATGTGGAAGGTCCGCATCTGCACACCTTTGAAACTGAGAACGTTCAGCGATTCGAGAGGTTTGTTCGTTTGCATGAGAGATTGATTATGAATGTGTTATTAATTTTTCATTACTTCACTGCCACTGGCTTTGCGGCCAGAAAATCGGGGCGGATATTGATCATCAGGTACGACCAGGTGCCGAGGTGGCTCTTTTCGCCCATCGTTCCCTGCTTGCTGTATTCAAGGCTGTTGGTGCCGTTCATGACCGAATACCCAAATTCCAGGCTGGTGAACTTGTTGAGCGCGTAGTTTGCCACGAAGTCATACTCCATGCCCAGTTTGGCCGATAACAGGGCACCACTGGGGGCATCGGGCATTTTGTTATATGTCGCTGCTGCCAGGGCGAAATAATGAATGTCGAAGGTGGTGGTCAGGCGGGGGCTGGCGTATTTGAACTTCAGGAAAGCGTCCTGCAAACCGCCCGCTGGCGATCCCGTTCCAACGTAGAAATAATCCATATAACCCCAGTGCCGGTGTGGCGTACCATAGAGTGGATCGAAGCGGCTTGTTTGACCCGCCTGAATGGTCGTAGCATCGTTGCCCGACAGCACTTCATAGCCCGGTCCTACGCTGATTAGCCCTTTCTGGAACATGATGTTACCGCCGTAGTGATAGGCTTTTTTGATGCTCATCCCATCGCGGTCTCTACCGCTTTGCCCGTAGGCGAACGCCTGCCATTGCACTTTACCAAATTTCGGGGAGGTATTACCAAACTGACCAATGAGCATTCCGCCGTAGGTCAGGCGCGAATTTGTACCAGCCACATCGTAACGTCTCCCATATACGTAACCAGCGGTTGCATTACCCAGCGAGTCGCTGCGGTACTTTTGGAAATCATCTTTAAAGAACAGGGCCGAGAACTTAGTCTGGCTTGACGGCCCGCCAAACTTGCGCGTCAGGTACGCCATCTGGAACGACTTGAATTGCTGATTCTGGCCGTTGGTGCTTAAGGGCGTGGCGAGTACGGGTGCCCCGCCTTTTCCGGCCGTTGGAATGAAACCGGCCGGTATGGTCAGCGACACATTCTTGTTCGATAAAGCCGACGTGGCTACGTTGCCC is a window of Spirosoma linguale DSM 74 DNA encoding:
- a CDS encoding major facilitator superfamily MFS_1 (PFAM: major facilitator superfamily MFS_1~KEGG: csa:Csal_1131 major facilitator superfamily MFS_1) gives rise to the protein MQTNKPLESLNVLSFKGVQMRTFHITWLTFFVCFFGWFGLAPLMPAIRADLGLTKPQVGNTIIAAVSATILARLVIGRLCDTWGPRKTYTALLLLGSLPVMFVGLAHDYTTFLLFRLAIGVIGASFVITQFHTSMMFAPKIKGTANAVAGGWGNLGGGITQLAMPLIMATIVGFGYTKPEAWRLAMIVPGVLMLVMAFIYYRFTQDTPAGNYGDIERSITKGEKVSFWAACADIRVWALALAYACCFGMEITFDGVAALYFFDNFKLAETEAGFWAMLFGGMNIFARALGGIVADKVGNKYGMRGKGILLAGMLVLEGAGIMLFAQAGSLPMAIMSMITFALFLKMSNGGTYAIVPFVNPKAVGVISGVVGAGGNLGGMLMAFLFKSQSITYGQAFLYIGCAVAAIGLLLFLVNFSKETVAESAEVELQTA
- a CDS encoding hypothetical protein (KEGG: cps:CPS_0639 hypothetical protein) — encoded protein: MKNILTNVSLVCFILLAIESASFAQFSLVGQLRTRTELRNGLGNLAPKDSPAAFFTSQRTRLTFGYKWDRVQFQTSIQDVRVWGQDASTINNVDGNRLMVHEAWAEVTLANRADTSIKFRPIQNLSLKIGRQELVYDDVRLLGNLDWLQQARRFDAALLKGQHMGWALDLGVGFNQNTDAFGTVGDNYTPGNVATSALSNKNVSLTIPAGFIPTAGKGGAPVLATPLSTNGQNQQFKSFQMAYLTRKFGGPSSQTKFSALFFKDDFQKYRSDSLGNATAGYVYGRRYDVAGTNSRLTYGGMLIGQFGNTSPKFGKVQWQAFAYGQSGRDRDGMSIKKAYHYGGNIMFQKGLISVGPGYEVLSGNDATTIQAGQTSRFDPLYGTPHRHWGYMDYFYVGTGSPAGGLQDAFLKFKYASPRLTTTFDIHYFALAAATYNKMPDAPSGALLSAKLGMEYDFVANYALNKFTSLEFGYSVMNGTNSLEYSKQGTMGEKSHLGTWSYLMINIRPDFLAAKPVAVK